The genomic DNA TTGGAAGTGTTATTTCTCTATCAGTAATTACTCACAGGCTATCTAATCATGACTCCATTCAACCAATTAAAGGCCACTTTCCACTACTGAAAATGGTCATCATTTAAAGGCAGCATGCAAAACCTGCAACACATAGGCCCCTAATGAACCTACAGGTGGAGGCCTACAGTACAGTGGCATATGGCATCAGCACAGCATGCTGTCCTTCCAACCACCCACCAACCTTCTCTTTCTAAGTCTAATCATGGATCCACATCTACGTCTAACAAACAGATTTCCTGTTCATAACTAGTATCAACTAAGTGATTCTCTGTGCGATTCTCTGTGCACCTTATGAcaagggcagtgtgtgtgttgtatatgagtgtgttgtgtggtgttgtgtgtgtatgtgagagagtgaCAGCTGTCAGTCACTGTGTGCCCAGAGTGTCCTTTGGCCTCCACCGGGCCATAATGAGCAGGTGACCCTGCAGCTGCTGTCactcctcacactcacacacacacacacacacacacacacacacacacacacacacacgcgcagggATGCATGctcgcacacacgcacatacagatCTAGCCTCTAATCACACAAACAGGGTCACGTTTCAACAGTGCATGTGCCTCCCAACACACTAACAGGAACATTTTAGGGTTTGAAATGCTAATTGATGCAGATTAGCTCTGGTTAGAGCTATATTGTTTTCAAGATGCTCTTGAACAAGCATGCAAACTTTTGATTGGGAACcatgtgtcattctgtcagttgaTGTGAGATTGTTGAGCTAGGGTATAAGACAGTACATTTCCTTTCACATTATCCGTAGTGGGCGAAGATAAATGACTATAGTGTACACATAACTAGCAGTTACAGCTTGTCAGTTGAACCCAATAACTATATGCATAATCCTTTAACCTAAACAAAGCACCTATAAATTATCATAAAACATGACAAAATTCAGCGACAATGGATTTTCATTCCATGAATTCAATGCTCACACACATCCCCACATGGACTTGCTTGCTGACGCAGTGACTAACTCAAACTGAATCTAGTAAGTAGATCAACTGCCTCAGAACTGATCCTGTCTGAGATGTCGTCAATCCAGACGTTTCTACACTTCCATCAATATCAACTTCCAGCCCTTTCAGCCGAGTGGGGAGGGAGTTGGCCtactaaacagtctccatggACACCTGTTGGCATATAGCAACGCCTGGAAGGCTTTCATTTGTTCTTATGGTTACAAGCAGCTCTCGGCAATAGTGAGGCCAGCCTAAACGACAATCAAAACTGGATGGCATAAATATATTGTCCCCAATTGCATTCCCTATTATGACACAGCTTTCATTTCAGTTCATTGATTTGTTGTTGCCAAGTGACAATTTGATTGTTTTTCAGAACAGTTCAGAAGTTGAGGGGAGAATTTCCAGTACAACAGGTAATTGTGAAGCACAGAGATAAGGGTTCACAAGTGTAGAGGAAAATGGGAGGGGAGGAAACCTCTTATGGATGAGGTATGCACAGTACTCATTTTGTCAATGAGTGCCAAGTTATGCATGCTATAGATGGTGTAAAGAAAAGGTACAGTCACACGTTCAACTGTAACCTGGTCACTTAGTGCCCTCTAGTGATTGTCCAGACTACTGTCTCCAGTAAGTACAAAACAGCCCCCATACCACCCAACTCCAGCTACATAACTTCTCAGTAGTGCAAGTACATCTCATAATGTTTGTTGATACTCTTTAGCACTAAAATTGGTTGAGTAAATTATACCGCCTCATATAATGGATTGATATGTATTAtctccaggctgcatcacatccgggtgtgattgggagtcccattgggtggcacacaattgtcccagcgtcgtccgggtttggacggggtaggccatcattgtaaataagaatttgttcttaactgacttgcctagttaaataaaaggttaaatacaaaaatacagtaCATCATTGCCATTGACTACCATAGATGCATCCATTATGTCTCCTGTTGATTGAAGGTGGATGGCCCGAGATGCCTGACTGTAAACAGCCATCAATAGAATGACATCTATCACTCAGAGGGGCAGTTAAGATAGTGGGCTCCACAGAAATAGAATTCTGGATTATGGGTACACTCAATATGGCCACCAGTCCACCCAACAGCCACCCATTGACTTGGATGGGGATTCCCCTTATCGGAATTTGAACCCATAGTTAACTCCTTCTGGCCAAGTCAATACAACTGCATTCCCCACCCTGAGCATGGCAGAGACTAAATTAGCTCTTTACAGTTCCATCTGAGCCACGTTTCAACCCTCAGAAACGGACCaagacaaacaaataaacattcaTGAGGTGTATGttaatgtgtaaaaaaaacattttgcaatgtaGTACATTATCCTTTGGCGAGATGGCTTGCATATGACTGTTTCAGTAACCCTCACAGTAGAAAGAGAGGAATTTAACTGACCAGCTACAAAGACTGCTTAGGTATAATAACAACCTAAACAGCACCCAACATTCACACATTTTATTAGAATGATCACTCAAAACTGTATTAACAGCATTCAAACAATTAGCTTGATCTGTGAATACGATATCAGTAATCATATACCTCGTGAACCATATGAAAATGTTTACATCAGACAACTACAGTCACCAAAGAAAATGACAGCCTGTGCAAAATCTCTAAATACATTATGTAGGCTGATCAGTTATAGACCTGCTAAGCTAACGTTATACTGTAGAAAcccccaaacaaacaaacaagcagGCCTATACCCAATCCTCAGGAAATATGATAAAGCAGAAGCAGTTGGTTGTACCTAAAACGGTCCAAAGACAGCTAGGCTAATCTGATCATGTTGGGGTCGTTGCTGTGTGACTAACGTAACTTCTTCGCCCCGCGGGTCGCCTTGGCCACCTTGGAGCCCCTCTGGTGGTCGCTGACGCGGTTCCGCAGCACGTTCACGTCGTACTTCTGCCTCTTCAGCTTCTCGGCCAGGTCAAACTGCTCAGCGTGCAGCTGGCGCAGCCACTGCCAGAGCTCGCGGGACTTCTCCACCAGCCTCTCCTGGTTGAGGTGGTCGATGTTGAGGGGCTTGCGGCGTTCCAATAGAGCCTTGGTCTTCTTCTCGCGCCCCGTCAGCTTCCTGCCCTTCTTCACGTCCCCCTTCTGTATGTAGCCGCCGAACGCCTTGTTGGAGAAGACGTTCTTCTTCCTGGCATCCTCCTCGGCGCGGAGTTTGGCCTCCTCTTCCCGGCGGGTCCGCTCCTCAGCAAGACGGGCCTGGCGCTCAATGTTCTGCTCGGCCCGCACACGCTGCTGCTCAGCACGGTCGGCACGGCGGCGCTCGATGCGGCTGCGGAGGGCCACcaactcttcctcctctttctggcGGCTGGAGAAGTGCATCTCGATCAGGCTCTGCAGGTCATTGAAGTCCTTCTCCAGCCTCTTGCGGTGGAGGTCATCAAAGTCTAACTTCTCGCCGTCGGGTAGCTTGGGAGGAGCGATGTTGGTAATGTACTTGGTCCGTGGCTTGGTCTCCCCCTCGCTCCCCTCAACGTGTTccctctcctcatcttcctcatcctccttctgctcttcttcagcctcctcttccacctcaggTGCCTCCTCTACTtcttcctcctcatcatcctcgTATTCCTCCACAATATCCTCTGTGTCAGACATGATGTTAAGCCTGCCTCTGAGACAGTCAAGAAGTCAAGGAAGAAAGACCAGCGgagacacacacaatacacacacagagaccaactTGTGTCCTAACAGTCAAGAGGAGAAGTGAAGTGAACTTTCGGGCGTGGCTGCTTGGGCTCTTTTAAGCTTTACCCTGATCatgtgtccaaaccccactgtcTAGCAGAGATGTTCAGACAGATGGAATGGAGTCTATTTTCTCCTTCAACAAGTCTGCCCCCTCCCCTGAACCCCGACCTCAGACTCTCCCCATCATTCCTTTCTAAGGACAATCGGAGTGCCCTATTTCAGACGCACAACAGATGCACTCAGGTGCCACTCAAACCTGTGCTCTCCTTCAAGCCCACAATTGAATGTATGCATCACAGTCACAGCATGATTTTTGTCGGCATCAAGTGAAGTTCTTACTCATATACTATGGGGTTATTTATGCACTTGGTCATCAagaggaagaaaaagagagacagagtataTGGTAAGTACACCTGTAAAAAAAAGTCATAGTGATCAAATAATCAAAGGGATGAAGTTTCCTAATTTCAGTTTAGAAGAATGAAGAGTAATAGTTTAATAGTGGAATGGTCACTATATCAATAAATATACAATGAATGGTCACTATATCTATAAATACATAATGAATGGTCACTATATCTATAAATACATAATGAATGGTCACTATATCTATAAATACATAATGAATGGTCACTATATCTATAAATACATAATGAATGGTCACTATATCaataaatatataaatgaatGGTCTCTTATATTCCACATGCAGAGTGATATATCAAGCACATATATGGGTCATGCACCAAAGATAGACCATTGAAAAGGCTTGTTGCCAGTTAAAGTAGCACTTCATTGTTAGAATGTGAACATCAGACAACGGAATTGCGGTCACCTCACTTATGCCATTACGTCATAACCACCTCATCTTGACTGAAGTACATTCATCTAGAGCCTTGTTTTTCCACTGTGACTTACAGAGCTTACCAGTGAGCACATCCAAGAGCAAAGCATGTCATTACAATATATAAAACACCCTTTgcaagtgtaacagtgtagtgtaacctacactgttacacaagaACACCAAAGCTGTGTATAATCTTTTCAATAGTTGTCCTTCCTACAACTACTTTAAATATGTTCACTTTGCTAATTGACACCTCAAATTAGTATCTCCGTCTTTGTACATCAATTTTCCCTAAATAACAAAGAAACTATGAAGAAAAGCTTGACCACTGTTCCATTTTCATGTTGCACTTTGTGGGaaaaacaatacaaaaaataaaacctCTTCCTGTTTACTAGCCAAAGACTACCCTACCATAGTAAATACTATTTGAGCACAAGCTTTcaactgatcatccttgagtgcTGACAAAAAACACCTGTCAAGAAAAGAAGGGCCCTAAAAATACAACTTCCAACAAGAACAATTTCTGAACACTGCCTCGTCTCCACTTCGGAATCTAATTAAAACATTCTTGCAATGGAAGACGCCAGCTTTCAGGGTCAAGCGGATTGCTTTTTTAATGTTTACCTCTTGGGTACTGATGGCAACAATAGAATACATAGTGTTCAGCACTTAAATATCCAGCCCTTGAATTAGGAGTGCAAAAGCACAAATGTGGTTTTAGTATGGGATAATTGACAGGGATAGACAGGTGCTGTGCGTTGTCCACGGGTGTCCCCTATGAACAGAGAATTCCAATAAACCACTGTGCCGTGGAAGATTGATCCTCTTAGTGAATATGTAGCCTTTTCCTCAAAAGGCAACAGCAAAAtggcagagtacaggccttggacTAAGGGCTAGAtttggggacagagaatagaAGGATTTTGAAAGTGTCCCTGCACTCCACAGCCTAAGACTCACCCCTGAAGATTGCAAGCCAGTACCCACAACTAAGAGTCACAGTACTGTTAAGGCCAGTGCAGAGCCTCATATTAAAATAGTAATTGCATCAGAACACGCATTCTGTGCAACACAGATGTCAGTTTAAATGGGTTGAGAGAACATTTCAAACGTTTGTGGACTAAAGCTCTTCAATTTCTAGGGGAATGCCCGCAGTCCTCCATACCTAACTATTTTCCAATTGACAAATTTCAGTGAACAAAAGAGGACCCCTCCATCCCAAAGAAAAGAAATTACCAAACTTCAACCCTGCTGATTGGTCAATTATAAGTAGCAGGTGGTGGTCTGGTTTAAAATGAAGCCTTTTGGTCACTGATGGCAATGGACAACTGTGTCTATCAATAGGAGCAAGGAGAAGCACAATTGACCAGGACTAGACTATAAATAGCCACACTACTGCCTCCCCTCTCTTTAGTACTAAGACTAGTGAAATGTGTCTTTTAATTTACAGTATTGTTGTGTTACAATATTATTTCTATTAAAATTAGGAGCTTACCTGTCTTTAAAACAGATTATTGTCCTCTCTTTTGTAAGGCATTCCAGAGTAGTTTTTTGTTAGCCTCTAATTAAATCATATTTTGAGATAAAAAAATAAGTGTTTTTTGAGCTTGTGTTTTTAATAGATCCCATTTAAGATAGTTGTATTGATCTGTCAGACCTAAGCCTGTAATGTTGCCACaggcacatacagtatatagtatactatacACACTTCCAACAGGTCAACCCAAAAAATCCTTTGCACTAGAAATGAAGGAAACGGTGCCCTCAAATGGTCAAACCATGTAGCTATTTTATACAAAAGTAATTGCTACATTCCAACACAATACTGTATGACATAATAGGGCTACACAAATACAGTGATATTTAAACTTGCTTGAGGAATTTTTATCATTCAAATGATTAATGCTGTATACTCTTATGCCTAATACAATCTCGTATGTCGAGGTACAGTTTTACCATTACAAACTCTTTAACAAAACTGTGTGTCTGAACACTTTTACATAAACAGTCAAGACCATAACAAAAATGTATAAATCCCCATAGAAATCATCTTCACACTTGTGTACAGTAGTGTGCTGTGGAATTCTAAACAGTTTAGATGCTAGTTAGAACATGTAAACATAAAAAAGGCAAGagcacaaaaacaaaacatgctCCTGTTTCTAACATCAAGAAACCCCTCGTGTTATCCAATCAACACAATCCTTATCAAACTGCACCTTTCTGTTTCTCGACCTCAACGGACTCACAAGCTGGAGAATCCTGCAGTTCTTTACGGCTTACCCTTCCTGGGTTTTGGATTGCCTCTCCACTACAACAAAACTGGGCCATGGCTCTGCAAAGAAcacatagtgccttcagaaagtattcataccccttgacttagtcacattttatttgtgtcacagcctgaattcaaaattgattaaatatacactaccgttcaaaagtttttggtccattaaaataacataaaattgatcagaaatacagtgtagacattgttaatgttgtgaatgactattgtagctggaaacggctgatttttaatggaagatctacataggcgtacagaggcccactttcagcaaccatcactcctgtgttccaatggcacgatgtgttagctaatccaagtttattagaaaacccttttgcagttatgttagcacagctgaaaacggttgttctgattaaggaagcaataaaactggtcttctttagactagttgagtatctggagcatcagcatttgtgagttcgactacaggctcaaaatggccagaaacaaataactttgttctgaaactcgtcagtcgattcttgttctgagaaacgaaggctattccatgtgagaaattgccaagaaactgaagatctcgtacaacgctgtgtactactccctttacagaacagcgcaaactgactctaaccagaatagaaagaggagtgggaggccccggtgcgcaactgagcaagaggacaagtacattagagtgtctagttagaaaaacagacacctcacaagtcctcaactggcagcttcattaaatagtacccgcaaaacaccagtgaagaggtgactccgggatgctggccttctgggcagagttcctctgtccagtgtctgtgttttttttgtccatcttaatcttttatttttattggccagtctgagatatggctttttctttgcaactctgcctagaaggccagcatcttcGCCTCttcactggtgttttgcgggtactatttaatgaagctgccagttgaggacttgtgaggcgttgcTTTtcttgaccccaaacttttgaacggtagtgtatatccttttttcacccatctacacaccccattatgacaaagtgaaaaaatattttttgaaGTTTTTGCAACTGTAattaaaattaaatacagaaataaggCATtgatgtaagtattcacaccactgagtctttctgggttcaTTTGCCCATAATTatttaagctctgtcaaattggctgTTGATgactgctagacaaccattttcaggtcttgctatagattttcaaatatatttaagtcaaaactaactcggCCATTCGGGAACATTCACCGTCTTCCTGAtaatcaactccagtgtagatttgtgttttaggttattgtcctgctgaaaggtgaattcatctcccagtgtctggtggaaagcagactgaaccaggttttcctttaggattgtgcctgtgcttagctctattctgtttcttttttatcctgaaaaactctccagtcctttacatctacaagcatacccataacatgatg from Salmo salar chromosome ssa07, Ssal_v3.1, whole genome shotgun sequence includes the following:
- the LOC106609410 gene encoding troponin T, cardiac muscle isoforms-like, giving the protein MSDTEDIVEEYEDDEEEEVEEAPEVEEEAEEEQKEDEEDEEREHVEGSEGETKPRTKYITNIAPPKLPDGEKLDFDDLHRKRLEKDFNDLQSLIEMHFSSRQKEEEELVALRSRIERRRADRAEQQRVRAEQNIERQARLAEERTRREEEAKLRAEEDARKKNVFSNKAFGGYIQKGDVKKGRKLTGREKKTKALLERRKPLNIDHLNQERLVEKSRELWQWLRQLHAEQFDLAEKLKRQKYDVNVLRNRVSDHQRGSKVAKATRGAKKLR